Genomic window (Nitrospirota bacterium):
ATATCGACGGCAAGGCAAGAAGGTCATGCCAGACGCGGGTGAAGGACGCGGCGGGCAAGAAGATCACCACCATTGAAGGTATACCCGAAGAGCATCCAGTGATAAAGGCGTGGGTTGAGGACGAGGTGCCGCAGTGCGGATACTGCCAGCCCGGACAGATAATGTCGGCTGTCGCATTGCTGAAAGAAAACCCTGAACCCACTGACAATGATATTGATAATGCAATGACAGGGAATCTATGCCGCTGCGGTACTTATCAAAGGATCCGCCGCTCCATCCATCGCGCATCAAAGATGATGGCGGAAGGAGGCAAGTCATGAGCGTGATCATCAACATAAGCAGGAGGGACTTTTTGAAAACAGGCGCATTAATAGGAAGTGGATTTGTGCTCGGAGTATTTCCCCGTCATGAGGAAGCCTCGGGTGAGGGTGCAAAGCTCTTTGCACCCAATGCATTCATCAGGATCGGCACGGATGATATTGTGACCATAATCGTCAACAAGTCGGAGATGGGGCAGGGTGTTTATACTTCATTGCCCATGATGGTGGCGGAGGAGCTTGAGGCTGACTGGACAAAGGTCCGCATTGAGCCCGCGCCGGTTGATCCCGCATACAATCATACAGTCTGGGGTATTCAGGGCACAGGCGGCAGCACCAGTGTCGGGACAACATGGGACCAGCTTCACAAGGCGGGCGCTGCAGCGCGGATGATGCTGATACAGGCGGCAGCGGAGATGTGGAATGTTGACCCGTTTACCTGCAAGGCGGAGAACGGTCTTGTCATTCATCCCGGATCAAACAGGCAGTTGTCTTTCGGCAAGCTTGCGGAAAAGGCTTCACAGATGAGCGTGCCTCAGGAAGTCAAGTTGAAAAACCCGGCGGAATATAAGCTCATCGGCAAACCGGTAAAGCGTCTTGACACGCCTGAGAAGGTAACGGGAAAGGCGGTCTTCGGAATAGACGTGAAAGTCCCTGACATGCTCACTGCTGTTGTTGTGCGCTGCCCTGTCTTTGGCGGCAAGGTAAAAAGTTTCAATGACAGGAAAGCCAAAGCGGTTTCAGGCGTTAAATCAGTTGTGCAGATTCCTTCAGGGGTTGCGGTGGTCGCGGAAAACTTCTGGGCCGCCAAACAGGGACGCGACGCTCTTGAGATCAAATGGGACGAGGGGCAGCTTGCTGATTTCGACACTATGAAACAGAGAAAGCAATACGCCGGGCTCGTAAAGACACCCGGTGCAGTCGCAAGAAAAGAGGGCTCACCGGATGAGGCGCTTGAAAAGGCAGTGAAGAAGATAAGCGCGGAATATGAAGTCCCCTATCTGGCGCACGCCACTATGGAGCCTTTGAACGCGGCAATTGATCTGCATGGCGACAGTTGCGATATCTGGACGGGCACCCAGTTTCAGACAAATGACAGAAATTCAGCCGCGGCTATTCTTGGATTGAAGCCTGAGAAGGTAAACCTCCACACAACTTTTCTGGGAGGCGGTTTCGGACGCCGCGCAAATCCTCATTCGGATTTTGTGTCCGAGGCGGCAGAGGTGGCAAAGGCAGTGAAGAAGTCCGTCAAGGTAATGTGGACGCGTGAAGATGACATAAGAGGAGGCTACTACCGCCCGATGTGGTATGACCGGATCTCCGCGGGCCTTGATGAAAATGGAAAAGCGACCGCCTGGAAGCACACGATCGCAGGGCAGTCCATCATCACGGGAACAGCCTTTGAAAAGATGCTTGTTAAAGAAGGCATAGACGAAACGTCTGTTGAAGGAGCAAAAGACATCCCTTATGACATTCCGAATATCCTCGTTGATCTCCATTCACCGGCGTATCCAATTACAGTTCAGTGGTGGCGGTCTGTCGGCCATTCACATACGGGATTTGTCGTTGAGACCTTTATCGATGAGCTTGCCTTTGCGGCAGGCAAAGATCCTTATGAATTCCGCAGGAGTCTGATTTCAAAAGACCCAAGGCGCAAGGCGCTCCTTGAGCTTGTCGCGGAGAAGGCCGGCTGGGGAAGTCCGCTGCCCGCTGGACAAGGGCGCGGCATTGCCGTGCATAAATCTTTCGGAAGTTATGTCGCGCAGGTTGCGGAGGTCTCGGTGGGCAAAGACGGCGAGGTGAAAGTGCATAAAGTAGTGTGCGCTGTTGATTGCGGAAAGATCGTAAACCCCGACACCATCGAGGCGCAGATGGAATCGGGCATCGTCTTCGG
Coding sequences:
- a CDS encoding (2Fe-2S)-binding protein; this encodes MISLDVNGKIYNIDVSPDTPLLWVIREHLELHGTKFGCGMAQCGACTVHIDGKARRSCQTRVKDAAGKKITTIEGIPEEHPVIKAWVEDEVPQCGYCQPGQIMSAVALLKENPEPTDNDIDNAMTGNLCRCGTYQRIRRSIHRASKMMAEGGKS
- a CDS encoding xanthine dehydrogenase family protein molybdopterin-binding subunit, with the protein product MSVIINISRRDFLKTGALIGSGFVLGVFPRHEEASGEGAKLFAPNAFIRIGTDDIVTIIVNKSEMGQGVYTSLPMMVAEELEADWTKVRIEPAPVDPAYNHTVWGIQGTGGSTSVGTTWDQLHKAGAAARMMLIQAAAEMWNVDPFTCKAENGLVIHPGSNRQLSFGKLAEKASQMSVPQEVKLKNPAEYKLIGKPVKRLDTPEKVTGKAVFGIDVKVPDMLTAVVVRCPVFGGKVKSFNDRKAKAVSGVKSVVQIPSGVAVVAENFWAAKQGRDALEIKWDEGQLADFDTMKQRKQYAGLVKTPGAVARKEGSPDEALEKAVKKISAEYEVPYLAHATMEPLNAAIDLHGDSCDIWTGTQFQTNDRNSAAAILGLKPEKVNLHTTFLGGGFGRRANPHSDFVSEAAEVAKAVKKSVKVMWTREDDIRGGYYRPMWYDRISAGLDENGKATAWKHTIAGQSIITGTAFEKMLVKEGIDETSVEGAKDIPYDIPNILVDLHSPAYPITVQWWRSVGHSHTGFVVETFIDELAFAAGKDPYEFRRSLISKDPRRKALLELVAEKAGWGSPLPAGQGRGIAVHKSFGSYVAQVAEVSVGKDGEVKVHKVVCAVDCGKIVNPDTIEAQMESGIVFGLSAALFSEITFKKGRVIQGNFNNYKLMRMRNMPVVEVHIMPSQEKSGGVGEPGVPPIAAAVSNALFTITGKRIHRLPIRAEDVKA